From Oryza sativa Japonica Group chromosome 4, ASM3414082v1, one genomic window encodes:
- the LOC4337182 gene encoding pentatricopeptide repeat-containing protein At1g80550, mitochondrial, giving the protein MISLFRRRHGLPFSTLHTPAGDVAATPPSPLDATAVLETLSLYANDWRRALEFFHWSASPDGANVPPTPATVARAVDVLGKHFEFPLATSLLVSHHDPGRADPSFLRPALRSLLNRLAAANLIDDAIRAFDSTAGSIGLRDEASFHALVDALCDHRRVDEAHHLCFGKDPPPFPPVTKTYNLLLRGWAKTRAWARLRQLWFDMDSRGVAKDLHSYSIYMDALAKSGKPWKAFKVFKEMKQKGMAIDVVAYNTAIHSVGLAQGVDFAIRLYRQMVDAGCKPNASTFNTIVKLLCKEGRFKEGYAFVQQMHKFGIEPNVLTYHCFFQYLSRPQEVLGLFEKMLERGCRPRMDTYVMLIKRFGRWGFLRPVFIVWKAMEKQGLSPDAFAYNSLIDALLQKGMVDLARKYDEEMLSKGLSPKPRKELGTKIPGAESDSDNALSGVL; this is encoded by the coding sequence ATGATTtccctcttccgccgccgccacggcctccccTTCTCCACCCTGCACACGCCagccggcgacgtcgccgccacgccgccttCTCCTCTCGACGCCACGGCGGTGCTCGAGACGCTCTCCCTCTACGCCAACGACTGGCGCCGCGCGCTCGAGTTCTTCCACTGGTCAGCCTCCCCCGACGGCGCCAACGTGCCCCCGACGCCGGCCACCGTCGCCCGCGCGGTCGACGTCCTCGGGAAGCACTTCGAGTTCCCGctcgccacctccctcctcgTCTCCCACCACGACCCGGGGCGCGCGGACCCGTCCTTCCTCCGCCCCGCCCTGCGCTCCCTCCtcaaccgcctcgccgccgccaatcTCATCGACGACGCCATCCGCGCGTTCGATTCCACTGCCGGTTCCATCGGCCTGCGGGATGAGGCCTCCTTCCACGCCCTCGTCGACGCGCTCTGCGACCACCGCCGCGTTGACGAGGCCCACCACCTATGCTTCGGCAAGGACCCGCCGCCATTCCCGCCGGTGACGAAGACCTACAACTTGCTCCTCCGGGGGTGGGCTAAGACCCGCGCCTGGGCGCGCCTCCGCCAACTCTGGTTCGACATGGATAGCCGCGGTGTTGCCAAGGACCTCCACTCCTACTCCATCTACATGGATGCCCTTGCGAAGTCAGGCAAGCCGTGGAAGGCCTTCAAGGTGTTCAAGGAGATGAAGCAGAAGGGCATGGCGATCGATGTTGTTGCGTATAATACTGCAATCCATTCAGTTGGGCTTGCACAGGGAGTCGATTTCGCTATTCGGTTGTATAGGCAAATGGTTGATGCTGGTTGCAAGCCAAATGCTTCCACTTTTAATACGATTGTTAAATTATTATGCAAGGAAGGGAGGTTCAAGGAAGGGTATGCATTTGTTCAACAGATGCACAAGTTTGGGATTGAGCCCAATGTGCTCACTTACCATTGCTTCTTCCAATATTTGAGCCGGCCTCAGGAGGTCCTTGGACTGTTTGAGAAAATGCTCGAGAGGGGTTGTCGGCCAAGGATGGACACATATGTCATGCTCATCAAGAGGTTTGGGCGGTGGGGATTCCTTAGGCCAGTGTTCATTGTGTGGAAGGCAATGGAAAAGCAAGGACTCAGCCCAGATGCATTTGCTTACAATTCCCTTATTGATGCATTGCTGCAGAAGGGAATGGTGGACTTAGCTAGAAAGTATGATGAGGAGATGCTTTCAAAGGGATTATCACCCAAACCAAGGAAGGAACTGGGGACTAAGATTCCGGGAGCAGAGTCTGACAGTGATAATGCATTGAGTGGCGTACTTTAA
- the LOC9271328 gene encoding uncharacterized protein isoform X2, giving the protein MHTRTRTSLLALASLLLLLLATRAHGIRLDRQLHEAINNKEIMRDSKAEQSLNTARLMNKHCTSDGHCNSGKVQRPVVQAEAGAAAKQQQQNQSLERSGDANQQEQETAPRQQEKTSSTATATMTTYPDILDIAGMDYSPATRKPPIHN; this is encoded by the exons ATGCACACACGGACGAGGACTTCGTTGCTGGCTTTggcctctcttctcctcctcctcttggctACAAGAGCACATG GGATCAGGCTGGACAGGCAGTTACATGAAGCAATCAACAACAAG GAGATCATGCGTGACTCAAAGGCCGAGCAATCACTAAATACAGCTCGTTTGATGAACAAGCACTGCACATCCGATGGGCATTGCAACTCAG GAAAGGTACAAAGGCCAGTGGTGCAGGCTGAGGCAGGCGCAGCagcgaagcagcagcagcagaatcag AGCCTAGAGAGATCAGGTGATGCCAATCAGCAGGAGCAGGAGACGGCGCCGCGACAGCAAGAGAAGACGTCGTCGACGGCtacggcgacgatgacgacgtaCCCTGACATCCTCGACATCGCCGGAATGGACTattcgccggcgacgagaaagCCGCCGATCCACAACTGA
- the LOC9271328 gene encoding uncharacterized protein isoform X1, which yields MHTRTRTSLLALASLLLLLLATRAHGIRLDRQLHEAINNKQEIMRDSKAEQSLNTARLMNKHCTSDGHCNSGKVQRPVVQAEAGAAAKQQQQNQSLERSGDANQQEQETAPRQQEKTSSTATATMTTYPDILDIAGMDYSPATRKPPIHN from the exons ATGCACACACGGACGAGGACTTCGTTGCTGGCTTTggcctctcttctcctcctcctcttggctACAAGAGCACATG GGATCAGGCTGGACAGGCAGTTACATGAAGCAATCAACAACAAG CAGGAGATCATGCGTGACTCAAAGGCCGAGCAATCACTAAATACAGCTCGTTTGATGAACAAGCACTGCACATCCGATGGGCATTGCAACTCAG GAAAGGTACAAAGGCCAGTGGTGCAGGCTGAGGCAGGCGCAGCagcgaagcagcagcagcagaatcag AGCCTAGAGAGATCAGGTGATGCCAATCAGCAGGAGCAGGAGACGGCGCCGCGACAGCAAGAGAAGACGTCGTCGACGGCtacggcgacgatgacgacgtaCCCTGACATCCTCGACATCGCCGGAATGGACTattcgccggcgacgagaaagCCGCCGATCCACAACTGA